The genomic window GTATGATGTGAGGATTACGATAAGCTTAGTTGCAGAACCTTTTTTTCAATCACCTTCATATCCGACCCGTCAATCAAACACATCGACTCCATAGGATGCACTTTTGCCATTTGCCTTTAACAAGTCATTCACTCCGAATTCCTGGATTGCTTATATTGTTGTAATTTCTTTAATGCTTTACACTTCCTGTCATGACAAGTTTCGAATGGTCGTCAGATTACCTGAAAAAGTATCCTTTTAAAACCATCGGTATTTTCTTTTTCCTTGTAGGCCGATACCTTTTTGCGGCGTTCTTTCTCTATGGCTTCTGGCACAAACTTGTCAAAGGCTGGCTCTGGACCGACATTATGCACGGCCATTTCACCGAAAGACTTGGCGAACTTGTTCCGGGTTCTTTTCAGGCAGTTTATCTCGAACAGTTCGCCATCCCGCTGGCAATGCCGATTGCCTGGATTGTTACTGTCGGCGAGCTTATCATTGGCATATGCCTTGTTCTCGGACTCACTGTCCGTGTAAATGCGGCTTTCGCTCTCTTTCTGGTACTTAATTTCGCTGCGGGAGGATACTACAACCTTACACTTCCGCCGTTCATGGTATACTCAGTGCTCATGATGCTTCTTCCTTCAGGACACTGGCTGGGAATGGACAGAAAGCTTCACGAAAAGTATCCGAACTCACTCTGGTTCCAGTAACGGCAAGCGGAACTATATCAAAACGAAACTGCGTTTACATTACACCCCAATCAGTAGTAAAACTGGAAAAACATGTATTAGTAACGTTAACCGGGACATTCAAAGAGAGTTATGAGCTGCATTACAAAGACCCCGGCTTTTATTTTGCTGCCCCCGCTTATCTTCTGTGCGGTCTTTTCAGGTTTCTTAACCGGCGCAAACGTCTCTTACGCCTCGAAATTCAAAAAGACTTCATCCAGACACGATCTCTCATACACCATCGGCAAAGCTGATGAGGCTTTTTACGCAATGAATTACGAGGCTGCCGATTCGCTCTATTCTTCGGTGCTCGAAACCGATCCGGGAAACCCTGACGCAAACTGGAAACTTGCCAGGCTCTATGTCAGCATGGGGGAATCCCTTCCTCCCGAAAAACCGGAAGAACGTCAACCATACTACGAAAAAGCGGTCCTACACGCCGAAGTAAGCATTAAAAATAATGAGAATATTGCGGACGGGCACACCTGGCTTGCAGCATCTCTTGGAGTTCTTGCAGACAATATAGGCCCGAGAGAGAAAATAAAACGTGCCAATATCATTAAAAGCGAACTCGACCGTGCACTCGAACTCAACCCACATGATGATGTCGCCCTATCCATTCTTGGCTCTTTCAACCGTGAAATTGCCGATATGGGATGGTTTGAAAAAGTTTTTGCCAAAACATTTTTAGGCTCTTTACCCAAGGGGAGCCAGGAAGAAGCAGAAAAAATGCTCAAAAAAGCCATAGCTATAAACCCTCGGATCATAAGACATTACCATGAATTGGGAAAGCTGTATAAGGATATGAAACGGTACGAGGAGGCGGTCGAAGTGCTTAATGAAGCTTTAAACAAACCGGTACTGATGAAAAGTGACGAGCGAAGACTTCAAAATATCCGCAAGATGATCAAAAAACTTTCAAAAAAGATCGATGGTTAAGGAGAGAACTGGCTGGCTGAATGGCGCATCGAAAAAACGTAGCGGACGTTTCGAGAGCAAAGCGGACGAAACACAGGAACCGGAGTGTGTACATTGGAAGATGAGGATTCCGAGTAGCTCCCAATACAGCTATCGGAATGCCAAGCCTGTTTTTTGGTGTGCCTTAGAAGTTGACTTTCAGACCGATCAGCACATTGTGACTTGAGATATCGAGCTCTATGTCTTCATTGCCTTCACGAAAACTGGCATCCTGTGTTGCAAAGTATCGGTACATTGCATTAACACTCACCGAAGAAGAAACCTTTATGCCCAATCCTGCACCAACCTGATAGGCAAGCACGATATCATCCTCGCTGAATTCGTCAATTTCATCCTCATACTCCACATTTGCAGCACCGATACCGGCACTGAGAATGGGAACAATTCTGCTGTCACCGATCTGACAATAGTAATAGCCGTTTGCAAGCAGTGAAAGAATGGAAAGGTCACCGTCAGTAGCTATACCTCCAGGCTCGAATGTCTCGAAATCGTTTTTTTGGTAACCGATTTCCCCCTCGAGCCGAAAACAACCAAGGTCAAGACCGTGAGCATAGCTATAAGCCTCACCATCCTCGTAGCTCAGATCACCACGTTTCGAACCTTTAAGACTTGAATCATTTAAATACGCCAGCCCAACAGTCAATCCGGCATAAGGGGAAGCTGCCTGCGCTGGAAAAGAAGAGAAAATAACACCGATAAGACACAATATCCCTTTCGTATACTTTCTTACCATTCATCCTCCCGAGCAATAAAGATACACAGTCGTCACTTAACAACACTCAGTGACATATCTGTGCACACATTACTCTCCGTTCACAGTGCAATCGTACACACGATACCTATATTAAAGGGATAATATAATATTTTTCGTTGAATCCCATAGGATTCAACGAAAAAACATTCAGTCGAGCTCAAGCATACCCATAAGCCCACGAACCCCAAGGTGATAACTGTTTGCCCCAAAACCACTGACGACACCACTGCAAACCTCTGAAATCACAGATGTTCTTCGAAACTCCTCACGTGCATAGATATTGGAAAGGTGAACCTCGATGACAGGTATCGTGATCGCACTGATCGCATCCCTCAATGCAATGGAGTAGTGGGTCAGCGCTCCGGCATTGAGCACTACCCCACTGTATCCCCCCAGGTCTTCACAATGAAAGAGCTTTTCCAGAAGCTCACCCTCTTCTTCGGACTGGAAAAAATCAAACGATACCCCGGGAAAAGTATCGACAAGTTCCTTGTTGATATCATCGAGGGTACGACTGCCGTATATCTCAGGCTCACGTTTGCCAAGCCTCGAAAGGTTCGGGCCGTTGAGTATAAGAATTGAAATAATATCCATTATTCATCACGTGCCACTCCCAGAAAACGGAGAAGCATAAGAAACAGGTTGATAAAATTCAGGTAAAGCGACAATGCTCCCATTACCGATACCTTCGCCTCGGATTCTCCATCAGTAACCATGGCAGCCATTTCTTTAATACGCTGAGCATCATAAGCAGTCAAACCGGTGAACAACAGAACACCGATAACGCTTATAACAAGTTCAAGCATGGAATTCTGCATGAACATGTTGACCAATGAAGCAAGAATAATACCGATAAGCGCCATGAAAGCAATGTTGCCAAGCTTTGTAAGATCACGTTTGGTCGTGTGCCCAAAAACACTCATGGCCGCAAACGTCCCGGATGTCACGAAAAAGGTGCTCGCAATGGAACTGGAAGTATAGACCATGAAAATAGCAGAAAAGGTCAGACCGGTCAGTGCGGAATAAAGAATGAACAGACCCGTTGCCACTGAGCCGGACATGCGATTGATCCCTGCGCTCAAGCCAACAACTATTCCGAGCTGCGCTATAACCAGCCCGATCAAGATGAGATTGTTCGAAAAAATGATGTTTCTGAGCATTTCATTTCCCGAAACATAGTAGCCGACCGTTGCCGTCAATGCAAGTCCAAGCGTCATCCAGGTATACACCTGGTTGACCACCCTCGTCTGTACGTCGACTGAAACTCTCGGTGCCGCTACGGCTCCTGCTGCTGCAGACTGAGCCATCTGGTTACGTTGTATCATATGTATTGTTCGTTGTTCATGTTAATAATTGACTATCGACTAATGACTATACGAGTAGTGCAACATGCACTCTCTCTTTATGTTGAAGAATCAACCCTCGATCTGCAATCCTTTGTTTCCACTCTTGGGACGACACACCCTCAAGCCACCCTGCGATGAAACACTTAGCACTGCACTCAGAGCTTTTTATTCCCTCTTCATTAAAGGATATACTGGCTCAAATCTCTGTCCTTGATTATCACACTCAGCTTCTCGCCAACCATCGCTTTGTCAATGA from Prosthecochloris marina includes these protein-coding regions:
- a CDS encoding Bax inhibitor-1/YccA family protein, whose amino-acid sequence is MIQRNQMAQSAAAGAVAAPRVSVDVQTRVVNQVYTWMTLGLALTATVGYYVSGNEMLRNIIFSNNLILIGLVIAQLGIVVGLSAGINRMSGSVATGLFILYSALTGLTFSAIFMVYTSSSIASTFFVTSGTFAAMSVFGHTTKRDLTKLGNIAFMALIGIILASLVNMFMQNSMLELVISVIGVLLFTGLTAYDAQRIKEMAAMVTDGESEAKVSVMGALSLYLNFINLFLMLLRFLGVARDE
- a CDS encoding MauE/DoxX family redox-associated membrane protein encodes the protein MTSFEWSSDYLKKYPFKTIGIFFFLVGRYLFAAFFLYGFWHKLVKGWLWTDIMHGHFTERLGELVPGSFQAVYLEQFAIPLAMPIAWIVTVGELIIGICLVLGLTVRVNAAFALFLVLNFAAGGYYNLTLPPFMVYSVLMMLLPSGHWLGMDRKLHEKYPNSLWFQ
- a CDS encoding outer membrane protein — its product is MVRKYTKGILCLIGVIFSSFPAQAASPYAGLTVGLAYLNDSSLKGSKRGDLSYEDGEAYSYAHGLDLGCFRLEGEIGYQKNDFETFEPGGIATDGDLSILSLLANGYYYCQIGDSRIVPILSAGIGAANVEYEDEIDEFSEDDIVLAYQVGAGLGIKVSSSVSVNAMYRYFATQDASFREGNEDIELDISSHNVLIGLKVNF
- a CDS encoding tetratricopeptide repeat protein, with product MSCITKTPAFILLPPLIFCAVFSGFLTGANVSYASKFKKTSSRHDLSYTIGKADEAFYAMNYEAADSLYSSVLETDPGNPDANWKLARLYVSMGESLPPEKPEERQPYYEKAVLHAEVSIKNNENIADGHTWLAASLGVLADNIGPREKIKRANIIKSELDRALELNPHDDVALSILGSFNREIADMGWFEKVFAKTFLGSLPKGSQEEAEKMLKKAIAINPRIIRHYHELGKLYKDMKRYEEAVEVLNEALNKPVLMKSDERRLQNIRKMIKKLSKKIDG
- the aroQ gene encoding type II 3-dehydroquinate dehydratase, translated to MDIISILILNGPNLSRLGKREPEIYGSRTLDDINKELVDTFPGVSFDFFQSEEEGELLEKLFHCEDLGGYSGVVLNAGALTHYSIALRDAISAITIPVIEVHLSNIYAREEFRRTSVISEVCSGVVSGFGANSYHLGVRGLMGMLELD